TACCGTCCGCCTTGACGACCCCAAGCCGGGCGAACTGGCCTGCCCGAAAGCGAAAGCCGCGATCTCGGGTGGTACGCAATGTAAACAGATGAGGCGTCAGGGGTTGCACGTCGATCAGCGTCTGGCGGGTAAACTTTTCTGCGCTGTCAGTCATGGGCGACTCCAATGGGACAAGACTCTAGTGTCCCGCAAAGTCGCCACGTTAACCACCGAGAAGAAGGATAGCATTAAGCTATCAACTCAGGTCCTGCCGGGAAAAATCTTCTAGCAGAGTTATACAGAACTAAAATCATGTATCGAAAAAACGAAATAGCCGTGAGTTATTTAATAGCAACAAGTACAAGTGAAAAGAAAAAATTCTAACTAGAGCGTAGGATAAGTCCTACACTCTTTCTCGCATCACCGATTGGATCCGCTTCGCGGTATGTCACCCCAGGAGAATGCGATGGACGAATGGAAAGATTTGCAACTAAGAAAACTATCGTGTGAACAGGACTTGCAAAAAGCCTATCGCCTGGTCATGAATTTCTTTAATAATCAGGGCTTTGAATACTGTGCCTTTACAGCTTATTCAGGACTGCCAGGTCGATGTGCCAGCAAGATAAACCTCAATAATTATCCTTATGGATGGGACAGGCTCTATGAACAAAATGGTTACGCTGCTAACGATCCACTAGTGGCGCACTGCAATCAATCCGCTCTGCCTATTCTATGGGACGAACATGTTTTTTCCGAAGCCCCCAAGTTGCGGGAGGACTTAGTTCGACAGGGCCTCAGGTATGGCTGGACCCAAGCTGTCCATGATGAAAAGAGTTCTTGCTACAGCTTGTTCAGCCTCGCCAGGACTCATTGCCGTATTGACGCAGAAGAGCATTATGGGAACCTCGGCTACGCCATTTTTGCCAGCCAGAAGCTGCATACGCTGGCGAGCAAAAAATTGGCCAGGCTGCCTTCGCCAAAGACATGTCCTCTCTCGCCTCGCGAAATTGAAGTATTGAGATGGTCCGCCGAAGGCAAGACCGCCTCGGAAGTCGGCAGGATCCTTTGCCTTTCCGAACGCACCGTGAACTTCCATGTTTGTAGCTGCATGCGCAAATTGAACGTGACCAATAAAATCTCGGCGGTGGCCAAGGCGGCCCATATTCACGTGATTTGAACAGCGGGTCAGGTTGCGAACCTGAAAACCCGCGAGTAATGCCTTGCGAAAAAACGTAACATTCGCGGCTCCACTTGAATGATGACGCGCCTACCACGCGACGCAGTTCATTCAGGCGGCCCCGCTGACACACCTGCCACCAGGCAGCGGGACATTCGTTGATTTGCCAGAGTCCCAGCCATGCCTTTGCTTGACAGTCCCTTCGCCCAACTCGACCTGATCCGCCAGCCCGAACAGCAGAACGAACCGCTGCAGGCTTTCGACGCGGCCGACGAATACCTGCTTGCGTACCTGGCCGAGCAACAACCGTGCGCCGGTACCCACGTGTTGGTACTCAATGACAGCTTCGGCGCCCTGGCAGCCAGCCTTACCGGCAAAGTGCAGGTCACCAGCAGCGGGGACTCGTTCCTGGCCTTCCAGGCATTGGAGAAAAACCTGGTACGCAACGGCCTGCCCTTCGATGCGGTGCCGACCGTACCCGCCAGTGAACCGGTGGCCGGCCCCTTCGACCGAGTGCTGGTGAAAGTCCCCAAGACCCTGGCCCTGCTGGAGGAACAACTGATCCGGCTGCAAGGCCAACTGGCGCCAGGTGCGCAAGTCATTGCCGCGGCGATGGTCAAGCATCTGCCCCGGGCCGCCGGTGAGTTGCTGGAACGTTACATCGGCCCGGTCCAGGCCTCGCTGGCGGTCAAGAAGGCTCGCCTGTTGATTGCCACGCCACAAGCCAAGCCACCGGCCACCTCCCCTTATCCCACGCGTTATGGCTTGGACGAGCCGAAAATCGAGCTGCTCAACCACGCCAACGTGTTCTGTCGCGAAGGGCTGGACATCGGCACCCGTGCCTTCCTGCCGCACCTGCCAAAAAACCTGGGCTCGGCGCGGGTCGCGGACCTGGGTTGCGGCAACGGCGTGCTGGCCATCGCCAGCGCCCTGGCAAACCCGGACGCTCGCTACACCCTGGTGGACGAGTCATACATGGCCGTGCAATCGGCCGCCGAAAACTGGCGGGCCGCCCTGGGTGAGCGCGAAGTTGTCGTGAGGGCGGGAGACGGCTTGGCCGGGCAAGAAGCGCAGTCCCTGGATGTGGTGCTGTGCAACCCGCCCTTCCACCAGCAGCAAGTGGTGGGCGACTTCCTCGCCTGGCGCATGTTCCAGCAAGCCCGCGAAGCGCTGGTGGTCGGCGGCGCCCTGTACATCGTCGGCAACCGGCACCTGGGCTACCACAGCAAGCTGGCGCGCCTGTTTCGGGGCGTCGAGCAAGTGGCCGCCACGCCGAAGTTCGTGATTCTCAAGGCTCGCAAATAGGCTGGATCAGTGAGTCGTCAGCCCCGCTGCGTTCATGAACATCCGCATCAGGCTGGCGACCACAAACAGCGCCAGCACACTGCCAGCCCAAATCACCGCCAGCCAACCGAGCCGCTGCCATAACGGTTTTTTCTCAGCGGCCTCGATGTCCTTCAAGTCAGGCTTGGCCATGCTCGGCACCTCGCAGGTCGATCAATGGTAGCCGTCGTCATGGGTCACCTTGCCGCGGAACACGTAGTAGCTCCAGAAGGTGTACACCAGGATCAACGGAATGATGAACAACGTGCCGACCAGCATGAAGCCCTGGCTCTGTGGCGGTGACGCGGCGTCCCAGATCGAAATGGACGGCGGCACGATGTTCGGCCACAGGCTGATGCCCAGGCCGCTGTAGCCGAGGAAAATCAGCACCAGCGTCAGGATGAATGGCGTGTAGTTGGCGTTGCGGGCCACGGCGCGGAACAACCCGTACATGGTCACGAGCACCAGGATAGGTACCGGCAGGAACCAGAACAGGTTCGGCAGGGTAAACCAGCGGGCCGCGATATCGGCGTGGGCCAGCGGCGTCCAGATACTGACGATGCCGATCACCGCCAGTACCACGAAGGCCAGCGGCCTCGCCAGATCGTGCATCTGTTCCTGCAATTTGCCTTCGGTCTTCATGATCAGCCAGGTACAGCCGAGCAAGGCGTAGGCGGCAATCAGCGCCAGGCCACAGAACATCGTGAATGGCGTGAACCAGTCCAGGGAGCCGCCAGCGTATTGGCGATTGACCACCTCGAAGCCGTCGATGAACGCCCCCAGCGCAACGCCCTGGAAGAACGTCGCCGTCAGCGAACCACCGATGAACGCCTTGTCCCACAAGTGCCGCTTCTCGGCCCTGGCCTTGAAGCGAAACTCGAACGCCACGCCCCGGAAGATCAGGCCGATGAGCATCAGGATCAGCGGCAGGTACAACGCCGAGAGCACCACCGAATAGGCCAGCGGGAACGCCCCGAACAGCCCGGCGCCGCCCAGCACCAGCCAGGTTTCGTTACCGTCCCAGACCGGCGCGACGGTGTTCATCATCACGTCGCGGTCGCGCTCGCCCTTGACGAAGGGGAAGAGAATGCCGATGCCCAGGTCGAAGCCGTCCATGATTACGTACATCATGATGCCGAAGATGATGACCACGGCCCAGATCAGCGGAAGATCAATACCCATGACTCAATTCCCCTTGTGCGAGCTGTCGTTGTGGTCCACTTCGTCGTCGCCTTCGTTGGCCGCCGACAATGGACGGGCCGGGGTGCGTTTCTGGCCAGGGCCACCATCGGTCGGCTCGGCTTCGTGGGCCACCGGGCCCTTGCGCACCAGGCGCATCATGTAGCTCAGGCCCGCGCCAAACAGGGCGAAATACACCACCACGAACATGACCAGGGTGAAACTCATTTGCGCAAAGCTATGGCCGGACGAAGCATCGGCGGTGCGCATCAAGCCGTAGACCACCCACGGCTGACGCCCGATCTCCGTAGTGAACCAGCCCGCCAGAATCGCAATAAGTCCGGACGGCCCCATCCACAGCACCAAATGCAGGAAGGGTCTGGACTGATAGAGCCGGTGACCGCGACGCAACCAGAGGCTGCACAGGCCGGTGAAGATCATCAGGAAACCCAGGCCCACCATGACCCGGAACGACCAGAACACAATGGTCGAATTCGGCCGGTCCTCAGGCGGGAACTCCTTGAGGGCCGGCACTTGATCGGTCAAGGAGTGCGTCAGGATCAAGCTGCCCAGGTACGGGATCTCCACGGCGTATTTGGTTTTTTCTGCCTTCATGTCGGGCCAGCCGAACAGGATCAGCGGCGTGGGCTCGTCGCCGACATTCTCCCAGTGGCCTTCGATCGCGGCAATTTTCGCCGGTTGATGCTTGAGGGTATTGAGGCCATGGAAGTCGCCGATGACCGCTTGTACCGGCGCCACCAGCAAGGCCATCCACATGGCCATCGACAACATGCGGCGCACGGCTGGATTGTCGCGGCCGCGCAGCAAGTGCCAGGCCGCCGATGAGCCGACGAAAAACGCCGTGGCCACAAAGGCCGCGACCGACATGTGCATCAGCCGGAACGGGAACGAAGGGTTGAACACCACCGCCAGCCAGTCCACCGGAATGACCCGCCCATCAACGATTTCGTAGCCCTGCGGGGTTTGCATCCAGCTATTGGAGGACAGGATCCAGAACGTCGAGATCAGCGTGCCGATCGCCACCATGACGGTGGAAAAGAAGTGCAGGCCGCGGCCGACGCGATTCCAGCCGAACAGCATCACACCGAGGAAACCCGCTTCGAGGAAGAACGCCGTGAGCACTTCATAGGTCAGCAGCGGCCCGGTTACAGCACCGGCGAAGTCCGAGAAACGGCTCCAGTTGGTGCCGAACTGATACGCCATGACCAGCCCGGACACCACGCCCATGCCGAAGTTGACGGCAAAGATTTTCGACCAGAAGTGGTACAGGTCGCGGTAGGTATCGTCCCGCGTCTTGAGCCACAGGCCTTCGAGTACCGCCAGGTAACTCGCCAGGCCGATGGTGATGGCCGGGAACAGGATGTGGAACGAGATCGTGAACGCAAACTGGATTCGGGCGAGATCGAGCGCCTCCAAACCGAACATAAGTCTTCCTCTGTCAGGTAAAACCGGCTGCGGGCGGGGCTTGCACCACAGCCCCCAGGGATATGGAGTGCGATGCTTTTAAAATCGTTCTTTTTTAAACCGTCACAACGCAGGACTCTGGCCGGATGGCCGCCAGCACAACGCCCCGAAAGGGAATTGACCTGGGTCAAGCAATGCTCAAAGAGTAGTCGCATATCGACCGATGGACGGCGTGGTCTTTTGTCGCGTGACAGGTTGTCTCAGTGCCAAAACCCAGCCCCAAATCCAGATTTCCCGAACCAGCAGGGACCCCGTGGCGAGGGGATTTATCCCCGCTGGGCTGCGCAGCAGCCCCAAAAGCAACGGCCCCGATCTTACTGGCACACCGAGTTGTCTGGTTGAGGGCCGCTGCGCAGCCCAACGGGGATAAATCCCCTCGCCACAAGACCTATTCCCTGCGCGACAGCGCAGCGTCGGAGACGCGGCGGGGACTCCCTCGCCACAAAAGCCCGCATCAGTTTGAATTGATGTTTGGCTAACTATTTTTCCAACCACCGCAACTTCCAGTTACAGCTCGGTGATAATCTCGTGGCCTTCATCACCGGACCCCGTCGCAGATGCCCAGCCAAGCACCGTTGCTGCTCCGTCACCATCGTCCCTTCATCGCCTTCTGGCTGGCCCGGATATTCACCGCCAGCGGTTTCCAGATGCTCACCGTGGCCATCGGCTGGAACCTTTATCAACTGACCGGCAACGTCCTCGACCTCGGGCTGGTCGGCCTTGTGGAATTCGCCCCGCGCGTACTGTTCATGCTTCACACCGGGCATGTGGCGGATCGATACGATCGACGCAAAGTCGCCGCGATCTGCCAATCATTGCAGGCGATGATCGCCCTGGCCCTGGCGATTGGCAGCGCCACCGACCACATCACGCGGGAGATGATCTTCATCCTCGCCTTCCTGCTCGGCGCGGCCCGGTCCTTCGAAATGCCGACCACCCAGGCCTTGCTGCCGAGCATCGTCCCGGCTGCGCTGTTTCCCCGGGCCGTGGCCGCCGCGCAATCGGCCCAGCAATCGGCGACCATCGTCGCCCCGGCCCTTGGCGGTCTGCTGTATGCCTTCGGCAGTGTCTGGGTCTATGGGCCGACCGTGCTGCTCTACATCATTGCCTGTTGCCTGATGCTCAACCTGCCTGCCAGGCAGACGCCGCTGAACAAAGGCAAGGCGACCCTCGACTCGCTGTTGGCCGGTATTCGCTTCATTCGCAGCCGCCCGGACATCCTCGGGGCGATCTCCCTGGACCTGTTCGCGGTGCTGCTGGGGGGCGCAACCGCGTTGCTACCGGTATTCGCCAAGGACATCCTGCTCACCGGGCCCTGGGGCCTGGGCCTGTTGCGTTCGGCGCCAGCGGTCGGTGCCCTGCTGATGTCGCTGTGGCTGGCGCGCTTCGCCGTAGAGCGCAAGGTCGGCCGGGTGATGTTCACCGCCGTGGGGGTGTTCGGTGTCGCCACCATCGCGTTCGGCCTCTCCACGTCATTCTGGTTTTCCCTCGCGGTGCTGGTGGTGCTGGGCGCGGCCGACATGATCAGCATGGTGATCCGCGCCTCCTTCGTACAGCTGGAAACGCCGGACGAGATGCGCGGACGGGTCAGCGCAGTGAATGGCTTGTTCATCGGCGCGTCGAACCAGTTGGGCGAATTCGAATCCGGCCTCACCGCCCATTGGTTCGGCACCGTGCCGGCAGTGGTCATGGGCGGCGTCGGCACACTGTTGGTGACGGGAGCCTGGATCAAATTGTTCCCGACCCTGGCCCACCGCGACCGGATGCACGAACCGGTGGACGAGGCGAAAGCCTAGAGCAACTTGTCCAGGGTGATCGGGAAGTCCCGCACCCGCTTGCCCGTGGCGTGGTAAATCGCATTCGCCACCGCGGCAGCCACGCCGACAATGCCGATCTCACCGACGCCCTTGGAACCGAGGGCGTTGACGATCTCGTCATGTTCTTCGACAAAAACCACGTCTATGTCACCGATATCGGCGTTGACCGGCACGTGGTATTCGGCCAGGTTGTGGTTCATGTGGCGGCCCAGGGCATGGTCCGTCAGGGTTTCTTCATGCAGCGCCATGCCGACGCCCCAGACCACGCCACCGAGGATCTGGCTGCGGGCGGTTTTCGGATTGATTACCCGTCCGGCGGCAATAGCGCTGACGACCCGATTGACCTTCACCGTGCCGAGGTCTTCGTCCACCAGCACCTCAACGAATACGGCCGAGTGCGTCGCGGTGGCGTAGGCCTGGCGTTTCTCGTCCGGCCCGGCGGAGACCTCGGCCTGCAACGGCATTTCACCGCTTTTGCGCGCCAGCTCCGACAGCGCGACACGGGCCGCGCCCATGCGCAGCTCACCGTCGGCAAACGTGACCTGTTCAAGGGTCGCGGCGCTGAACTCAGGGCAGGACTGCCGGGCCACAGCGAGCAGTTTTTCCCTGAGCGCTTCACAGGCCTGCTGCACCGCCGTCCCCACGGACGAGACGGTAAACGAACCGCCCTGCAGCGGAGCCGTCGGAAGCGACGAGTCACCCAGAACAAAGGTGACGTTCTCAAGGGAAACACCTGACGCCTCGGCGGCAATCTGAGTCATGACCGTGTAGGTACCGGTGCCGATATCGGTGGTCGCGCTGCTGACGGTCAACTTGCCATCGGCGTCCAGCGATGCCCGGGCGCTGGCCTTCTGCTGCATGGCTTCCCACACGCCGCCGGCCATGCCCCAGCCCACCAGTTGCCGGTCCTTGCGCATGCTGCGCGGTTCCGGGTTGCGCTTGTCCCAGCCGAAACGCTTGGCACCTTCGGCGTAACAGGCCCGCAGTTCCTTGCTGGAATACGGCTTGTCCTCGTTTTCGTTGCGCTCGGCGTAGTTGATCAGGCGCAACTGCACCGGGTCGATTGCCAAGGCACAGGCCAACTCGTCCATGGCGCATTCCAGGCCGATCAACCCAAGGGCCGCGCCCGGCGCGCGCATGTCCAGCGGCGTGTAGACGTCCAGCGGCGCCAGCTTGTAGGTCAACGTCACGTTGTCGCAGTGATAGAGCATGCCGCTCCACTCCACGACGTGTTCGGTGAAGTCTTCGAAACGCGAGGTCTGGCCGATGGCGGAGTGCGCCACGGCAAGCAACCTGCCGTTGGCGGCGGCGCCCAGTTGCAGGCGCTGGAAGGTTCGTGGCCGATAGCCGAAGGTAAACATCTGCTGGCGCGTCAGGCTCACGCGTACCGAGCGTTTCAGCGCCAGCGCGGCCATCACCGCCAGCGGCAATTGGTATTGCGGCCGCAGTCCGGAACCGAAGGCGCCGCCTACGAACGCGGCAAACACCCGCACGTGTTCCTTCTCCAGGCCGAACACTTTTTGCACATACTGCTGGCAGTTCTGCGCGCCTTGGGTCTTGTCGTGGATATTCAGGCTGCCGTCGGGTTGATACAGCACGGTGGAGGCGTGAGGCTCCATCGGGTTGTGATGCTCAACCGGGGTGCTGTAGGACACATCCACGCTCAACGCCGAACTGGCGTACTCGCCCTGGAAATTCCCACGGGGCTTGGGCAATTCGGCTGGCGCCGGATGGGCTTCGTTTTGCTGGATGGTCAGGTCGGTCTGATGCGCCTCGGCTTCGTACTCGATGTCCACGAGCGAGCCGGCATAACGGGCCAGTTCCAGGTTCTCGGCCACCACCAGGGCCAGCGGCTGGCCGCTGTAGAGAATCCGCTCGTTGAACAGCGGCCTGAACGGTGAGCCCTCCGCCGCATCGGCATCCTGGTAGGGCTCGTCGTAACTGGCGATTCTCGGGCGATTGGTGTGGTCGATCACCGCGACGACGCCCGGCAGCGCCAAGGCCCGGGAGGCATCGATGCGCACAACGCGGCCGCGGGCAATCGCGCTGGACACCACGCTGCCGTGCAACAAGCCACGCTCGGGGTATTCACCGGCATAACGGGCGCGACCGGTCACCTTGAGCAGGCCATCGACCCGGTTCAGCGGTTGCCCTATGGTTTTGCTCTGTGCGTTCATCGGGCGGTCCCTCCCACCAGTGCCGCTTCGCTCAAGGCGCGGACGATCGCCCGTCGCGCCAGTTTGACCTTGAAGCCGTTGTGCGCCAGCGGTTCAGCGTCCTGCAACAGTGCATCCGCAGCCGCCGTGAAGGTTTCACGGCTGACGGCCTGGCCCGCCAGCCAGCTCTCCACCGCCCGGTCGCGCCAAGGCTTGTGTGCCACGCCGCCGAGGGCCAGGCGCGCCTGTCGGATCACCGGTCCGTCCAGCTCCAGCGCCGCCGCCACCGACACCAGCGCGAAAGCATAGGACGCCCGGTCGCGGATTTTCAGGTAATGGCTGTGTTCGGCGAAACCGGCGGGCGGCAGCTCGATGTAGGTGATCAGCTCGTCATCGGCCAGTTGATTGTCCCGGTCCGGAGCGTCGCCGGGAAGGCGATGGAAGTCGGCGAATTCGATGGTCCGTGGACCACCGCGCCCCAGCACATGGACCACCGCATCAAGGGCCGCCAGGGCCACGCACATGTCTGAGGGATGCGTCGCGACGCACTGCTCACTGGCTCCCAGGATCGCGTGTATCCGATTCAAGCCGCTTCGGGCCGGGCAGCCACTGCCGGGCCTGCGTTTGTTGCAGGGCACGCTGGCGTCGTAAAAATAGTAACAACGGGTGCGCTGCAACAGATTGCCACCCGTGCTGGCCATGTTGCGCAACTGCGGCGAAGCACCGGCGAGGATGGCCTGGGAAAGCAACGGATAACGGCGCTCGATCCAAGGATGCCAGGCCAGGTCGGCATTGCTCACCAGCGCGCCGATCATCACCCCGCCCGAGGGCGTTTCGCTGAGGTCGGCCAAGGGCAGGCCGGTGATATCGATCAGATGCTCGGGGCGGGTGAGGTTTTCCTTCATCAGGTCCAGCAGATTGGTGCCGCCAGCGATGAAGCGCGAATGGGCACTCGACAGTTCCACGGCCGCCCGCAGCGTATCGGGCTTGCTGTAGCGGAAGGGATTCACGACTCACCTCCCGTCTGCTGGCAGAGCGGCAGGGCTTCTTCAATGGCATCGCGGATGTTGTTATAGGCACCGCACCGGCAGAGATTGCCGCTCATCAGCTCGCTGATTTCAGCCGAGCCCTGCGCCCTGCCCTCGTTGGCCAAGCCCACCGCCGAACAGATCTGCCCTGGCGTGCAGTAACCACACTGGAAGGCGTCATGCTTGATGAATGCACGTTGCATGGGATGCAATTCATCGCCATCCGCCAAGCCCTCGACAGTGGTCAGCTCGGCGCCATCGCACATTATCGCCAGGGTCAGGCAGGCGTTGATCCGCTTGCCGTCGCGCAGCACCGTGCAGGCACCGCACTGGCCGTGATCACAGCCCTTCTTGCTGCCCACCAGGTCCAACTGCTCGCGCAGCAGGTCCAGCAACGTGGTCCAGGGCAGCACCTGCAACTCGCGCACCGCGCCATTGAGGGTCAGACGTATGGGATGAGGGACGAAGGACGCCGGCGTCGCTTCGGACAAAGTCGCGCTCATGGAACACCTCACGGTTAGTCGTACACGCGGCGTTTTGGGAAACCACCGTCATAAGGGGTACGACTTCGGGGTGTGGTGAGCGTTCAAGGCGATTGAATGACGAAACACTGCCGTCTGCTGCGCAGCCGGGCGGGAGCAAGCTCCCTCGCCACGAGACTGCGCAGGTTTTTGAAGTGTCAGGCCAACAGTTCAGCCGCTACCACGCTCCTCACCCCTTTACCGGCAAGTGCTTCCACCAGCGCAAGGGCAAACACCAGGGCGGCGGCGGAACCCTGGGCGGTGATGCAATTGCCGTCCACCACCACCGGTTGATCGACGAAGCTGCACCCGGACAGTTGCTGACTGACCGCAGGCAGGCAGGTCATGCGACGCTGGCGCAGGACGCCGAATGCCTGGAGCACCAACGCCGGGGCTTCGGCGATGGCGGCAAACAAGCGCCCGGCCGCGGCCTGGTCCTTGACCAACTGCTGCAAGGGCTGATGGGCGGCCAGGTGCTGCGCGCCGATGATGCCGCCGGGCAGGACGATCAGGTCGAAATCCTGCACCAGCACGTCCACCA
This genomic interval from Pseudomonas alvandae contains the following:
- a CDS encoding DJ-1 family glyoxalase III; its protein translation is MIPGTKIPRALIAVAEGVDDLQAVTLIDVLRRAQLEVVVASIEGRRMLTCARGTRLTADGMLVDVLVQDFDLIVLPGGIIGAQHLAAHQPLQQLVKDQAAAGRLFAAIAEAPALVLQAFGVLRQRRMTCLPAVSQQLSGCSFVDQPVVVDGNCITAQGSAAALVFALALVEALAGKGVRSVVAAELLA
- a CDS encoding cytochrome ubiquinol oxidase subunit I, which gives rise to MFGLEALDLARIQFAFTISFHILFPAITIGLASYLAVLEGLWLKTRDDTYRDLYHFWSKIFAVNFGMGVVSGLVMAYQFGTNWSRFSDFAGAVTGPLLTYEVLTAFFLEAGFLGVMLFGWNRVGRGLHFFSTVMVAIGTLISTFWILSSNSWMQTPQGYEIVDGRVIPVDWLAVVFNPSFPFRLMHMSVAAFVATAFFVGSSAAWHLLRGRDNPAVRRMLSMAMWMALLVAPVQAVIGDFHGLNTLKHQPAKIAAIEGHWENVGDEPTPLILFGWPDMKAEKTKYAVEIPYLGSLILTHSLTDQVPALKEFPPEDRPNSTIVFWSFRVMVGLGFLMIFTGLCSLWLRRGHRLYQSRPFLHLVLWMGPSGLIAILAGWFTTEIGRQPWVVYGLMRTADASSGHSFAQMSFTLVMFVVVYFALFGAGLSYMMRLVRKGPVAHEAEPTDGGPGQKRTPARPLSAANEGDDEVDHNDSSHKGN
- a CDS encoding FAD binding domain-containing protein, with protein sequence MNPFRYSKPDTLRAAVELSSAHSRFIAGGTNLLDLMKENLTRPEHLIDITGLPLADLSETPSGGVMIGALVSNADLAWHPWIERRYPLLSQAILAGASPQLRNMASTGGNLLQRTRCYYFYDASVPCNKRRPGSGCPARSGLNRIHAILGASEQCVATHPSDMCVALAALDAVVHVLGRGGPRTIEFADFHRLPGDAPDRDNQLADDELITYIELPPAGFAEHSHYLKIRDRASYAFALVSVAAALELDGPVIRQARLALGGVAHKPWRDRAVESWLAGQAVSRETFTAAADALLQDAEPLAHNGFKVKLARRAIVRALSEAALVGGTAR
- a CDS encoding (2Fe-2S)-binding protein codes for the protein MSATLSEATPASFVPHPIRLTLNGAVRELQVLPWTTLLDLLREQLDLVGSKKGCDHGQCGACTVLRDGKRINACLTLAIMCDGAELTTVEGLADGDELHPMQRAFIKHDAFQCGYCTPGQICSAVGLANEGRAQGSAEISELMSGNLCRCGAYNNIRDAIEEALPLCQQTGGES
- a CDS encoding xanthine dehydrogenase family protein molybdopterin-binding subunit → MNAQSKTIGQPLNRVDGLLKVTGRARYAGEYPERGLLHGSVVSSAIARGRVVRIDASRALALPGVVAVIDHTNRPRIASYDEPYQDADAAEGSPFRPLFNERILYSGQPLALVVAENLELARYAGSLVDIEYEAEAHQTDLTIQQNEAHPAPAELPKPRGNFQGEYASSALSVDVSYSTPVEHHNPMEPHASTVLYQPDGSLNIHDKTQGAQNCQQYVQKVFGLEKEHVRVFAAFVGGAFGSGLRPQYQLPLAVMAALALKRSVRVSLTRQQMFTFGYRPRTFQRLQLGAAANGRLLAVAHSAIGQTSRFEDFTEHVVEWSGMLYHCDNVTLTYKLAPLDVYTPLDMRAPGAALGLIGLECAMDELACALAIDPVQLRLINYAERNENEDKPYSSKELRACYAEGAKRFGWDKRNPEPRSMRKDRQLVGWGMAGGVWEAMQQKASARASLDADGKLTVSSATTDIGTGTYTVMTQIAAEASGVSLENVTFVLGDSSLPTAPLQGGSFTVSSVGTAVQQACEALREKLLAVARQSCPEFSAATLEQVTFADGELRMGAARVALSELARKSGEMPLQAEVSAGPDEKRQAYATATHSAVFVEVLVDEDLGTVKVNRVVSAIAAGRVINPKTARSQILGGVVWGVGMALHEETLTDHALGRHMNHNLAEYHVPVNADIGDIDVVFVEEHDEIVNALGSKGVGEIGIVGVAAAVANAIYHATGKRVRDFPITLDKLL
- a CDS encoding MFS transporter, whose amino-acid sequence is MPSQAPLLLRHHRPFIAFWLARIFTASGFQMLTVAIGWNLYQLTGNVLDLGLVGLVEFAPRVLFMLHTGHVADRYDRRKVAAICQSLQAMIALALAIGSATDHITREMIFILAFLLGAARSFEMPTTQALLPSIVPAALFPRAVAAAQSAQQSATIVAPALGGLLYAFGSVWVYGPTVLLYIIACCLMLNLPARQTPLNKGKATLDSLLAGIRFIRSRPDILGAISLDLFAVLLGGATALLPVFAKDILLTGPWGLGLLRSAPAVGALLMSLWLARFAVERKVGRVMFTAVGVFGVATIAFGLSTSFWFSLAVLVVLGAADMISMVIRASFVQLETPDEMRGRVSAVNGLFIGASNQLGEFESGLTAHWFGTVPAVVMGGVGTLLVTGAWIKLFPTLAHRDRMHEPVDEAKA
- a CDS encoding DUF2474 domain-containing protein, with protein sequence MAKPDLKDIEAAEKKPLWQRLGWLAVIWAGSVLALFVVASLMRMFMNAAGLTTH
- a CDS encoding methyltransferase, with protein sequence MPLLDSPFAQLDLIRQPEQQNEPLQAFDAADEYLLAYLAEQQPCAGTHVLVLNDSFGALAASLTGKVQVTSSGDSFLAFQALEKNLVRNGLPFDAVPTVPASEPVAGPFDRVLVKVPKTLALLEEQLIRLQGQLAPGAQVIAAAMVKHLPRAAGELLERYIGPVQASLAVKKARLLIATPQAKPPATSPYPTRYGLDEPKIELLNHANVFCREGLDIGTRAFLPHLPKNLGSARVADLGCGNGVLAIASALANPDARYTLVDESYMAVQSAAENWRAALGEREVVVRAGDGLAGQEAQSLDVVLCNPPFHQQQVVGDFLAWRMFQQAREALVVGGALYIVGNRHLGYHSKLARLFRGVEQVAATPKFVILKARK
- the cydB gene encoding cytochrome d ubiquinol oxidase subunit II, whose translation is MGIDLPLIWAVVIIFGIMMYVIMDGFDLGIGILFPFVKGERDRDVMMNTVAPVWDGNETWLVLGGAGLFGAFPLAYSVVLSALYLPLILMLIGLIFRGVAFEFRFKARAEKRHLWDKAFIGGSLTATFFQGVALGAFIDGFEVVNRQYAGGSLDWFTPFTMFCGLALIAAYALLGCTWLIMKTEGKLQEQMHDLARPLAFVVLAVIGIVSIWTPLAHADIAARWFTLPNLFWFLPVPILVLVTMYGLFRAVARNANYTPFILTLVLIFLGYSGLGISLWPNIVPPSISIWDAASPPQSQGFMLVGTLFIIPLILVYTFWSYYVFRGKVTHDDGYH
- a CDS encoding autoinducer binding domain-containing protein; this encodes MDEWKDLQLRKLSCEQDLQKAYRLVMNFFNNQGFEYCAFTAYSGLPGRCASKINLNNYPYGWDRLYEQNGYAANDPLVAHCNQSALPILWDEHVFSEAPKLREDLVRQGLRYGWTQAVHDEKSSCYSLFSLARTHCRIDAEEHYGNLGYAIFASQKLHTLASKKLARLPSPKTCPLSPREIEVLRWSAEGKTASEVGRILCLSERTVNFHVCSCMRKLNVTNKISAVAKAAHIHVI